The Lysinibacillus pakistanensis genome includes a window with the following:
- a CDS encoding sodium:solute symporter family protein, with the protein MLSITFIVIFFVIVFAINAKNFGVKSFEEYATARGSFGVVAISLAVFSTWYVGATFTAFAGYSVGYGFIGLYVLTYATLTMLSMYLVAEKTYIWGKKYHIGTQAELMDLRYKSSMVRLVVGIAGIVFTAPWLLMEWITQGVIFNYATNGLISPVVGMIIGIIVVLAYVSLGGMKSVITANIFQGAFMFFVGTGVMIYMIFKFAGGISSGMDSLVANYPETLTFPGPGWELPTPFWTSIIITSGLGGFMWPWVYNKLFASDSIRSIKQSALIAPIIGGIFYVAFQLLGNVLYMNDTARSNPEEAYMWAAGQIGPFVLALMSTVIMATSIATVSGIIQAMSTSISRDVATVIKKDISEKTAMKIARISVFIIGAICAVLATVDVGALINVALLSYQGIIMIFPVVILGLYWKRANKEGAIAGMLVGTIVSMTLTVTEPAFIADLGWSAGVYGLIITTIIMIIAGYMKPIEGHVEELWQDVEMARQHKKAVSLNATETEPVVANIGLKNE; encoded by the coding sequence ATGCTATCTATTACCTTTATTGTCATCTTCTTTGTCATCGTTTTTGCAATCAATGCTAAAAATTTTGGTGTTAAGTCATTCGAGGAATATGCAACTGCACGAGGAAGCTTTGGGGTTGTGGCGATTTCATTAGCCGTATTTTCAACCTGGTATGTTGGTGCCACATTTACTGCTTTTGCAGGCTATTCAGTAGGCTATGGATTTATTGGTCTTTACGTACTGACATATGCAACCTTAACAATGCTTTCCATGTATTTGGTTGCCGAAAAAACATATATTTGGGGTAAAAAATATCATATTGGTACGCAGGCTGAGTTAATGGATTTACGCTACAAAAGCAGCATGGTGCGGTTAGTAGTCGGTATTGCAGGAATTGTCTTTACTGCCCCATGGCTATTAATGGAATGGATTACCCAGGGCGTTATTTTCAACTATGCCACGAACGGTTTAATTAGCCCTGTTGTTGGGATGATTATTGGCATTATTGTTGTGCTTGCTTATGTTTCATTAGGTGGAATGAAATCAGTCATTACAGCGAATATTTTCCAAGGTGCTTTTATGTTTTTCGTTGGAACTGGTGTAATGATTTATATGATTTTTAAATTTGCTGGAGGAATATCTTCAGGTATGGATTCTTTAGTGGCTAATTATCCTGAAACATTAACATTCCCTGGACCTGGTTGGGAATTACCTACTCCGTTTTGGACGTCGATTATTATAACTAGTGGATTAGGAGGATTCATGTGGCCGTGGGTATATAATAAATTATTTGCCTCAGATAGTATTCGCTCCATCAAACAATCTGCATTAATTGCGCCTATTATCGGAGGGATCTTCTATGTAGCGTTCCAGCTACTCGGAAATGTACTGTATATGAATGATACAGCAAGAAGTAATCCTGAAGAAGCGTATATGTGGGCAGCTGGACAAATTGGGCCATTCGTACTTGCTCTCATGTCTACAGTTATTATGGCGACAAGTATTGCAACAGTAAGTGGAATTATTCAAGCTATGTCAACATCGATTTCTCGTGATGTTGCGACCGTTATTAAAAAAGATATTTCTGAAAAAACGGCAATGAAAATAGCAAGAATATCAGTATTTATAATAGGAGCCATTTGTGCAGTATTAGCAACGGTAGATGTAGGGGCATTAATTAATGTAGCATTATTGTCCTATCAAGGGATTATTATGATTTTCCCTGTGGTGATTCTTGGTCTATATTGGAAGCGTGCGAATAAAGAGGGTGCAATTGCAGGAATGCTTGTTGGCACAATTGTATCCATGACACTAACTGTAACAGAGCCAGCATTTATTGCAGATTTAGGATGGTCTGCTGGTGTATACGGTCTGATAATAACAACTATTATTATGATTATTGCTGGGTATATGAAACCAATAGAGGGACATGTTGAGGAACTGTGGCAAGATGTAGAAATGGCAAGACAACATAAAAAGGCAGTTTCGCTGAATGCAACAGAAACGGAACCAGTCGTGGCGAATATCGGCTTGAAAAATGAGTAA
- a CDS encoding ArgE/DapE family deacylase — MKNTLSVENIQRDVLATIDEMREEIIQLASNMVKIPSVNPNYDGVNKAEVIGGEKNVQLFLKPIFEGICDEVDMWEVEEHRPNLVGRMKGSGNGGKSLIFNGHIDVVPPGPNSDWKFNDPFSGRVEDGRLYGRGACDMKGGIAAQIMAAKALKKLGVQLKGDLLLETVVGEETMDHELGVTATVERGYTADAAIVSEPSGPPQSLAVVPVSPGVIRMHITVKGKTTHASVRREFIRAGGKHGEVGINAVEKGMYIVQALQQLEDEWGFTKKHELFEPGHFSIHPGIIHGKSYDVDLPFVVSDYCTIQYAVWHHPKETFEEVKAEILGHVERAVQNDLWLRINPPEVEFLLHWPAFDVAVDHPIVQATSRAHKEATGEEATIHGFVAVADAAFLNAKGIPSIIYGPGSILVAHAANEYVLVEDLIKAAKTYALTAIDWCGIEGL, encoded by the coding sequence ATGAAAAATACATTATCAGTTGAAAACATTCAGCGAGACGTGTTAGCTACCATAGATGAGATGCGTGAAGAAATCATTCAATTAGCAAGTAATATGGTGAAAATTCCAAGTGTAAACCCAAATTACGATGGGGTCAACAAGGCTGAAGTGATTGGTGGAGAAAAGAATGTACAGCTATTTTTGAAGCCAATCTTTGAAGGAATTTGCGATGAAGTAGATATGTGGGAGGTTGAGGAGCATCGGCCAAATTTAGTAGGAAGAATGAAAGGTTCAGGTAATGGTGGTAAATCTCTTATTTTTAATGGACATATTGATGTAGTGCCTCCTGGTCCAAACTCAGACTGGAAATTTAATGATCCATTTTCGGGTAGAGTGGAAGATGGCAGATTGTATGGACGTGGCGCATGTGATATGAAAGGTGGAATTGCTGCTCAAATTATGGCAGCAAAAGCCTTGAAGAAATTAGGTGTGCAGTTGAAAGGGGATCTATTGCTAGAAACGGTTGTTGGTGAAGAAACGATGGATCATGAACTGGGGGTTACTGCTACTGTGGAAAGAGGCTATACGGCTGATGCGGCAATTGTATCAGAACCCTCTGGGCCACCACAAAGTTTAGCTGTAGTGCCAGTTAGTCCAGGTGTCATTAGAATGCATATAACAGTTAAAGGGAAAACAACACATGCTTCTGTCCGTAGAGAGTTTATTCGGGCAGGTGGGAAGCATGGTGAGGTTGGCATCAATGCCGTCGAAAAAGGGATGTATATTGTACAAGCACTACAACAATTAGAAGACGAATGGGGATTTACCAAAAAACATGAGCTGTTTGAACCAGGACATTTTTCAATTCATCCCGGCATCATACATGGAAAATCCTATGATGTAGATTTACCGTTTGTCGTTTCGGATTATTGTACGATTCAATATGCAGTATGGCACCATCCTAAGGAAACCTTTGAGGAAGTAAAGGCAGAAATTTTAGGACATGTAGAAAGAGCTGTGCAGAATGATTTATGGTTACGAATTAATCCTCCAGAAGTTGAATTTTTATTGCATTGGCCTGCATTTGATGTAGCGGTAGATCATCCGATTGTGCAAGCAACAAGTCGTGCACACAAAGAAGCAACCGGTGAAGAAGCGACTATTCATGGCTTTGTAGCCGTGGCGGATGCAGCATTTTTAAATGCCAAGGGAATTCCTTCTATTATATATGGTCCAGGAAGTATTTTAGTAGCCCACGCTGCAAATGAGTACGTACTAGTTGAGGATTTAATAAAAGCTGCTAAAACATATGCCTTAACAGCCATAGATTGGTGCGGTATTGAGGGTTTATAA
- a CDS encoding mycofactocin-coupled SDR family oxidoreductase — protein MGKLAGKTAFITGGARGMGREYALRFAEEGAAIVITDIAKDVPTVAYEMAKQSELAQTVDEIKKHGVDALGLVADVRNAQELELAVQKTIEHFGKIDILVTNAGILSYNKLWEMSEQQWDEMLDICLKGTWLTCKYVLPHMIDRQAGKILCVSSVNGLRGGQNVGHYVAAKHGVLGLVKTLAMEVGPYNIHVNAICPTAVDTTMANNQATYDRLANKKGATREEATPAFGNHHVFPHQDFIAPKDVINAALFLVSDDSNNISGSHIAVDAGYLTM, from the coding sequence ATGGGGAAATTAGCTGGGAAAACTGCCTTTATTACAGGTGGTGCTCGAGGAATGGGCAGGGAGTATGCTCTACGGTTTGCAGAGGAAGGCGCAGCAATCGTGATTACTGATATTGCGAAGGATGTCCCGACTGTTGCCTATGAAATGGCAAAACAATCGGAATTAGCACAGACCGTGGATGAAATAAAAAAGCACGGTGTAGATGCCTTAGGTTTAGTAGCGGATGTTCGTAATGCACAGGAGCTTGAATTAGCTGTACAAAAGACCATTGAACATTTTGGAAAAATCGATATTCTAGTAACAAATGCGGGCATATTATCGTATAACAAGCTATGGGAGATGTCAGAACAGCAATGGGATGAAATGCTCGATATTTGCTTAAAGGGTACCTGGTTAACCTGTAAATATGTACTTCCACATATGATTGATCGTCAAGCAGGGAAAATTTTATGTGTATCATCAGTGAATGGACTTCGAGGCGGTCAAAATGTAGGACATTATGTGGCTGCAAAACATGGAGTATTAGGATTAGTCAAAACTTTAGCAATGGAGGTAGGGCCCTATAATATTCATGTCAACGCTATTTGTCCAACCGCTGTTGATACAACAATGGCTAATAATCAAGCTACCTATGATCGTTTGGCTAACAAAAAAGGAGCTACAAGAGAAGAAGCGACACCTGCATTTGGCAATCATCATGTATTCCCACATCAAGATTTTATCGCGCCGAAGGATGTTATTAATGCAGCACTTTTCTTAGTGTCAGATGATTCCAACAATATTTCAGGATCACATATTGCAGTGGATGCTGGCTATTTGACAATGTAG
- a CDS encoding SDR family NAD(P)-dependent oxidoreductase: MVGRLQDKVVVITGAAQGIGFATARKCGQEGAKVVISDFNVEKLQEASRQLQLDGFDVHAVVCNITDEEHIAKLYEEAIKKYGYITTIVNNAGIFVNNTAETFDVITFEKIANINIKGVMLSTKHAIPYLKGQEGSSIINLASISGMIGTKNHNLYIMTKHAVVGITRSTAVELGQYGIRVNAVCPGLTDTNMAEQLIEGDGGGQSIRQAYENAYLLGRLGRPEEIANTISFLASNEASFITGALIPVDGGYTAT; this comes from the coding sequence ATGGTAGGTAGATTACAGGATAAAGTTGTAGTGATTACAGGTGCTGCACAGGGAATCGGCTTTGCAACAGCGAGGAAATGTGGCCAAGAGGGAGCGAAAGTCGTTATTTCGGATTTTAATGTAGAAAAATTACAGGAGGCTTCTAGACAATTACAGCTAGATGGCTTTGATGTTCATGCAGTAGTATGTAATATCACAGATGAAGAGCATATTGCTAAGCTTTATGAGGAAGCAATAAAAAAATATGGCTATATTACAACAATTGTTAATAATGCAGGCATTTTTGTCAATAATACAGCCGAAACCTTTGATGTGATCACCTTTGAAAAAATTGCTAATATCAATATTAAAGGTGTGATGCTCAGCACTAAACATGCCATTCCATATTTAAAGGGACAAGAGGGTAGTTCTATCATCAATTTGGCATCTATTTCAGGTATGATCGGTACCAAAAACCATAATTTGTATATTATGACAAAGCATGCAGTGGTAGGTATTACACGAAGTACTGCTGTAGAGCTTGGGCAGTATGGGATTCGTGTTAATGCAGTATGCCCAGGATTAACAGACACGAATATGGCAGAGCAGCTAATCGAGGGAGATGGGGGCGGTCAATCTATACGGCAGGCTTATGAAAATGCCTATTTATTAGGAAGATTAGGTAGACCAGAAGAAATCGCCAATACAATTTCATTCTTAGCTTCAAATGAAGCATCCTTTATCACGGGGGCCTTAATACCTGTGGATGGTGGCTATACGGCAACTTAA
- a CDS encoding PucR family transcriptional regulator has translation MRIKDVMLLQEFTHAKIIAGKDLLEKEVTGATIVDAPDGFAWIERGNFILTTGFPFLKNESSLDETLKKLILTLSEKGVSGLGIKIGRHVPSISIDVQNFAERYEIVIVELDNQIAWADMIIPIVNHINNEQRLELEKVKNIYEEFQYFLLSKTDFQQLPLLIEKLTSQKTTIYLHSIDKLYSSFELTSVYEEMTSEIIHIIKTKNLTKESFQELPIQVYVKPIYENRYLEGCIILWDCQDIHAPWEKVAISQATAILLTELQKIKSIISLSQQNRSGFLVDLLHGKFSSTEEIIRVSREVNWDLKDHPYQLLLIELKFPDYNKQDTLILTSNFIFLLEKYTLTKIGFDSNNYLVMLLDATAEIDVAFICEKIDYLLAKYNVNNAYFGGIGRLYDLQSIVKSYNEALVSLHFAQAKKNQLSKVVNFEQLNFERILFSSQPIKEASYLQQEYLMPLKEFDEKKTAELYNTLKVFLFNNADFNKTAEQLFVHKNTVRYRLSLIKEITKLNPEKLQDQILFYIGFLLEELQLPTYQ, from the coding sequence TTGCGGATAAAAGATGTTATGCTTTTACAAGAATTTACACATGCCAAGATTATCGCTGGAAAAGATTTATTGGAAAAGGAAGTAACAGGAGCTACAATCGTGGACGCACCAGATGGATTTGCTTGGATTGAACGAGGTAATTTCATTCTTACAACGGGTTTTCCATTCTTAAAAAATGAAAGTAGCTTAGATGAAACATTAAAAAAATTAATTCTGACACTCTCTGAAAAAGGCGTTAGTGGCTTAGGCATTAAAATCGGTCGGCATGTTCCATCTATTTCCATAGACGTACAGAATTTTGCAGAACGATATGAGATTGTTATAGTTGAGCTGGACAACCAAATTGCTTGGGCAGATATGATTATTCCAATTGTCAATCATATTAATAATGAACAAAGACTTGAATTAGAAAAAGTAAAGAATATCTATGAAGAATTTCAATATTTCTTATTATCTAAAACCGATTTCCAACAATTACCACTATTAATTGAAAAATTGACTTCCCAAAAGACTACTATTTATTTACATTCCATTGATAAGTTGTATAGCTCATTTGAATTGACATCCGTTTATGAAGAAATGACATCAGAGATAATCCATATTATTAAAACAAAAAACCTAACGAAAGAAAGTTTTCAGGAGCTGCCCATCCAAGTATATGTGAAGCCGATTTATGAAAACCGATATCTTGAAGGATGTATTATTCTTTGGGATTGTCAAGATATTCACGCTCCATGGGAAAAGGTTGCCATTTCACAAGCGACTGCTATTCTATTAACTGAGCTACAAAAGATAAAAAGTATTATTTCATTATCTCAGCAAAATAGAAGCGGCTTTCTAGTGGATTTATTACATGGAAAATTTAGTAGTACTGAGGAGATAATTCGAGTATCAAGAGAGGTCAATTGGGATTTGAAGGATCACCCGTATCAATTACTTTTAATTGAATTAAAATTCCCGGATTATAACAAACAAGATACACTTATCTTAACATCAAATTTTATCTTCTTATTGGAAAAGTATACTTTAACCAAGATAGGGTTTGATTCCAATAATTATTTAGTTATGCTGTTAGATGCGACAGCAGAAATTGATGTTGCATTTATTTGTGAAAAAATCGATTATCTATTAGCCAAATATAATGTCAACAATGCTTATTTTGGCGGTATTGGGAGATTATATGATTTACAATCTATTGTAAAAAGCTACAACGAAGCATTAGTGTCATTACATTTTGCACAAGCGAAAAAAAATCAATTATCGAAGGTCGTAAATTTTGAACAATTAAACTTTGAACGAATCCTTTTTTCCAGTCAACCTATTAAAGAGGCTTCATATCTTCAGCAGGAATACTTAATGCCATTGAAAGAATTCGATGAAAAAAAGACAGCGGAGCTCTATAATACGTTGAAAGTATTTTTATTTAATAACGCCGATTTTAATAAAACCGCTGAGCAGCTTTTCGTTCATAAAAATACAGTCCGTTATCGTCTTAGCTTAATTAAAGAAATCACAAAGCTCAATCCTGAAAAACTACAGGATCAAATTTTATTTTATATTGGCTTCTTACTAGAAGAGCTTCAACTCCCTACTTATCAATAA
- a CDS encoding M20 family metallopeptidase — MINKERATQFLQTLVQINSVNPPANELVVAHKIAEHCTSYGLEVDIQMIDDARANIIVRLLSNAKEKNASLVFSGHLDTVPVGDIPWDYEPFSAEIIDGKMYGRGTTDMKGGVAALLEAMIILKEKKIPLKGDLLFLGTAGEEVDCIGAKHAIETDIVKNAGAIIIAEPSNGEIFCAHKGVLWLEIETFGKTAHGSMPQNGINAITHMHKVISALQTYSFRAVEEHPLLGRPTLVISTIKGGVTTNVIPDYCAIRIDIRYTPLLSHQEIIEDIKGIIGEIQKTEHDFNAKIHVLHDLNSIDYSGSQALLAQLKAVKNELSNVTLLEKGVNYYTDGSVFSVATNAPIIIYGPGNENLAHQPNEHIEMNAFFDAIEFYSVFAERYLT, encoded by the coding sequence TTGATTAATAAGGAAAGAGCAACGCAATTTTTACAAACTTTAGTTCAAATCAATAGCGTTAATCCACCTGCTAATGAGCTGGTAGTTGCTCATAAAATAGCTGAGCATTGTACGAGCTACGGCTTAGAAGTAGATATTCAAATGATAGATGATGCTAGAGCAAACATCATTGTAAGACTATTAAGTAATGCAAAAGAAAAGAATGCTTCTTTGGTGTTCAGTGGTCACCTGGATACAGTTCCTGTTGGAGATATACCTTGGGATTACGAGCCTTTTTCGGCAGAAATCATTGATGGCAAAATGTATGGCAGAGGAACGACAGATATGAAAGGGGGAGTAGCTGCCTTACTAGAGGCAATGATTATTTTAAAGGAAAAAAAGATTCCTTTAAAAGGAGATTTATTGTTTTTAGGGACAGCAGGTGAAGAGGTGGATTGCATAGGCGCAAAACATGCCATTGAAACAGATATTGTAAAAAATGCTGGTGCCATTATTATTGCGGAACCGAGCAACGGGGAGATTTTTTGCGCGCATAAGGGTGTTTTATGGTTAGAGATTGAAACTTTCGGTAAAACAGCACATGGTTCAATGCCTCAAAATGGCATAAATGCTATTACGCATATGCACAAAGTTATAAGCGCCTTGCAAACTTATTCGTTTAGAGCAGTGGAAGAGCATCCCTTATTAGGTCGACCAACACTTGTCATCAGCACGATAAAAGGAGGGGTTACTACAAATGTAATACCAGATTATTGTGCAATACGTATAGATATTAGATACACACCGTTGCTATCTCATCAAGAAATAATAGAGGATATAAAGGGAATTATTGGAGAAATTCAAAAGACAGAACATGACTTCAATGCAAAGATCCATGTGCTACATGATTTAAATTCAATTGATTATTCAGGTAGCCAAGCATTATTAGCACAATTGAAAGCGGTGAAAAATGAATTATCCAATGTGACATTACTAGAAAAGGGTGTTAATTACTATACTGATGGCTCTGTTTTTTCAGTTGCTACAAATGCACCTATAATCATCTATGGTCCCGGCAATGAAAATTTAGCACACCAGCCAAATGAACATATTGAAATGAATGCCTTTTTTGATGCGATTGAATTTTATAGTGTTTTTGCAGAGAGATATTTAACTTGA
- a CDS encoding iron-containing alcohol dehydrogenase codes for MNAYSETVFNAKTKIYTGVSSIKNLGPVLQEIGAHRILMVTDQGIKHSGILKNVLGEIPENMEVLIYDEVKPNPDVASIDETANNYRKKEISALVAVGGGSVIDSAKALAIVLTNESSISAYYGFDQYTEKALPLIAIPTTVGTGSESGNAAVITDETDGLKTKKLVFGEDLFPRVAILDASLLRAMPSGLIASTGMDALTHAIEGYVSIWSSHFTDALNLHAVRVIGKSLLPAIAHSENTEAMHGMLLASSITGLGMANSGLGMVHGISHAIGAQYDAPHGIVNAILLPYLLEYNWIANPEKFKDIAEALRVNIEGLSVEEAAKAAVAYVKNLTKEAGIPEKLSAIGVSKEHIDVLVDIAFHDAQYMVPNPRKMSRQDIYNILDQSI; via the coding sequence ATGAATGCATATTCGGAAACTGTTTTTAATGCCAAAACGAAGATTTATACAGGCGTATCTTCTATAAAAAATTTGGGGCCTGTTCTACAAGAAATTGGTGCTCATCGTATTTTAATGGTCACAGATCAAGGAATTAAGCACTCGGGTATTTTAAAGAATGTGCTTGGTGAAATCCCTGAAAATATGGAGGTTTTGATTTATGACGAGGTAAAACCTAATCCAGATGTTGCAAGTATTGATGAAACTGCCAATAACTATAGGAAAAAAGAGATTTCAGCTTTAGTAGCTGTAGGAGGAGGTAGTGTAATTGATAGTGCCAAGGCTTTAGCAATTGTACTAACAAATGAGAGCTCTATTTCAGCCTATTATGGCTTCGATCAATATACTGAAAAGGCACTTCCGCTAATTGCTATTCCAACAACGGTTGGAACAGGGAGTGAAAGTGGAAATGCAGCAGTTATTACGGACGAGACAGATGGATTGAAAACGAAAAAATTAGTTTTTGGAGAAGATTTATTCCCTAGAGTAGCAATATTAGATGCAAGCTTATTACGTGCTATGCCAAGTGGTCTAATAGCCTCAACAGGGATGGATGCTTTAACACATGCTATTGAGGGATACGTATCTATTTGGAGCTCACATTTTACCGATGCACTTAATCTACATGCAGTACGAGTAATTGGAAAATCATTATTACCTGCCATTGCCCATAGTGAAAATACAGAGGCAATGCATGGCATGTTATTGGCTAGTTCTATTACAGGCTTAGGAATGGCTAATTCAGGGTTAGGAATGGTACATGGGATATCACACGCTATTGGTGCGCAATATGATGCTCCACATGGTATTGTCAATGCTATTCTATTGCCTTATTTACTAGAATACAATTGGATTGCAAATCCTGAGAAATTTAAAGATATTGCTGAAGCCTTACGTGTCAATATTGAAGGACTTTCGGTAGAGGAGGCAGCCAAAGCAGCTGTAGCCTATGTGAAGAATTTAACGAAAGAAGCTGGTATCCCTGAGAAGTTGAGTGCTATTGGTGTAAGCAAAGAGCATATCGATGTTTTAGTTGATATTGCCTTCCATGATGCTCAGTACATGGTGCCGAATCCACGCAAAATGTCTAGGCAGGACATCTATAATATTTTAGATCAATCAATTTAA
- a CDS encoding aldehyde dehydrogenase family protein: MKLPQAIELLPKVQAFLEETKGLYINGEFIQSKAGKTFDTINPSTGDKITDVYEAQAEDIDVAVEAARDAFDHGPWSKMDAAQRALLMLKLADLMEEHKMEIAQIDALDNGKPINEVLGNDIPNAVEQFRYFAGWATKNMGQVLPVAGNFLNYTRHEPVGVVGQIIPWNFPFMMVSWKVAPALATGCTVVLKPAEQTPLSALYFAQLVSEAGFPPGVINIVPGFGPIAGEALVIHEKVDKVAFTGSTDVGKGIMKKAADTMKRVTLELGGKSPNIILQDADLSTAIPGVLSGIMANQGEVCSAGSRVFVHRSQSEEIIKQMVSYASKIQQGHALNFATQMGALVSEKQLNRVKNYIEIGVEEGATLACGGKSTDNGYFMEPTIFTNVSDTMTIAQEEIFGPVVVVLEYDSLDELVERANKSNFGLAAGIWTQNLKNAHSLAAKLNAGSVWVNCYNMTDPASPFGGYKQSGIGREMGSYALQNYTEVKSVWINLD; this comes from the coding sequence ATGAAATTACCACAAGCAATTGAATTATTACCTAAGGTGCAAGCTTTTTTAGAGGAAACAAAGGGCTTATATATTAATGGAGAATTCATTCAATCAAAAGCCGGGAAAACCTTCGACACAATAAATCCTTCTACCGGAGATAAAATAACGGATGTATATGAAGCACAAGCGGAGGATATAGATGTAGCAGTGGAAGCAGCCAGAGATGCTTTTGATCATGGACCATGGTCAAAGATGGATGCTGCTCAAAGAGCCTTATTGATGCTAAAACTAGCGGATTTAATGGAAGAGCATAAAATGGAAATCGCTCAGATTGATGCCTTGGATAATGGTAAGCCGATTAATGAGGTTTTGGGAAATGATATTCCAAATGCTGTTGAGCAATTTAGATACTTTGCGGGCTGGGCAACCAAAAATATGGGACAAGTTCTGCCTGTAGCGGGTAATTTCCTAAATTATACAAGGCATGAGCCAGTAGGTGTAGTAGGGCAGATTATCCCTTGGAATTTTCCGTTTATGATGGTTTCTTGGAAAGTTGCCCCAGCATTAGCAACTGGATGTACTGTTGTCCTTAAGCCTGCGGAACAAACACCACTGTCTGCACTTTATTTTGCTCAATTAGTGTCTGAGGCAGGCTTTCCGCCAGGTGTTATTAATATCGTACCTGGCTTTGGTCCAATTGCTGGAGAGGCGCTAGTGATACATGAGAAAGTCGATAAAGTTGCATTTACTGGCTCTACAGATGTAGGAAAGGGCATAATGAAAAAAGCAGCTGACACAATGAAACGCGTGACATTAGAGCTTGGAGGAAAGTCTCCTAATATTATTTTGCAGGATGCTGATTTAAGTACTGCAATTCCAGGTGTTCTTTCGGGTATAATGGCCAATCAAGGTGAAGTTTGTAGTGCGGGTTCAAGAGTATTTGTTCATCGTAGCCAGTCCGAGGAGATCATTAAACAAATGGTGAGCTATGCTTCAAAAATTCAACAGGGTCATGCTTTAAATTTTGCTACACAAATGGGAGCACTTGTTTCGGAAAAACAGCTAAATCGTGTTAAAAACTATATTGAAATAGGTGTCGAAGAGGGAGCAACATTAGCATGTGGTGGTAAATCAACTGATAATGGCTATTTTATGGAGCCTACTATTTTTACAAATGTTTCTGATACGATGACAATTGCACAAGAAGAAATCTTTGGACCTGTTGTTGTTGTGCTAGAATATGATAGTTTGGATGAATTAGTAGAAAGAGCAAATAAGTCGAATTTTGGGCTAGCAGCAGGCATTTGGACACAGAATTTAAAAAACGCACATTCATTAGCTGCAAAATTAAATGCGGGTTCAGTATGGGTGAATTGCTATAATATGACAGACCCTGCTTCTCCATTTGGAGGATATAAGCAATCAGGCATCGGCAGGGAAATGGGCTCGTATGCTTTACAAAATTACACGGAAGTGAAGAGTGTTTGGATTAATTTGGATTGA
- a CDS encoding DeoR/GlpR family DNA-binding transcription regulator produces MSLSFEERKKVILDILDLEGKVKVSDAEQLLNVSGETIRRDMDRLEKEGLLHKVYGGAVKAKEKYERTFEQKTSLNNLEKRMICKAAASIVEDGDVIFIGHGTTAYEIVRYLSDKPNVIVVTNSLPVLSLAAECFQGKVLFAGGEYEHRQKFMGGPLADLFFNQLKANKAFVAAGGISLNEGITDYDITGAAISKKLIERAENTIILADHTKFGVSTFAHICHLEDVAMVITDQKSSTQWQERLAQKKVELLIAGEILEDVNV; encoded by the coding sequence ATGTCCCTTTCGTTTGAGGAACGCAAAAAAGTAATTTTAGATATATTAGATTTAGAAGGCAAAGTGAAGGTAAGTGATGCCGAACAACTATTAAACGTATCAGGTGAGACTATACGTAGAGATATGGACCGATTGGAGAAGGAAGGGCTCCTGCACAAAGTTTATGGAGGTGCCGTGAAAGCTAAAGAAAAGTATGAACGGACATTTGAACAGAAAACTTCACTCAACAACTTAGAGAAAAGAATGATATGTAAGGCTGCAGCGAGTATTGTGGAGGATGGAGACGTTATTTTTATTGGTCATGGTACAACAGCCTATGAAATCGTTCGTTATTTAAGTGATAAACCAAATGTAATAGTGGTAACAAACTCTCTCCCGGTTCTTTCATTAGCAGCAGAATGCTTTCAAGGCAAAGTGCTTTTTGCAGGAGGTGAGTATGAGCATCGACAAAAATTTATGGGTGGTCCATTAGCTGATTTGTTTTTTAATCAATTAAAGGCAAATAAAGCCTTCGTAGCTGCAGGCGGAATTTCTTTAAATGAGGGCATTACAGATTATGATATTACTGGAGCTGCTATTTCAAAGAAATTAATAGAACGAGCTGAAAATACGATTATTTTAGCGGATCACACGAAATTTGGAGTCTCCACATTCGCACATATTTGTCATTTGGAAGATGTTGCTATGGTGATTACAGATCAAAAAAGCTCTACGCAATGGCAAGAACGCTTGGCCCAAAAAAAGGTTGAACTATTAATAGCAGGTGAAATTTTGGAGGATGTCAACGTATAG